Proteins found in one Polyangiaceae bacterium genomic segment:
- a CDS encoding aldehyde dehydrogenase family protein, translated as MRIVNPKNDTLLHEVAEDTEQSISDKVKAAWVAQRSWAATPYSERAEILRRFRALVVERTEPMARILTAEVGKPITQSRNELAGLLGRLDFFLDKTGAELSDEVVAGVDTGTEERIRHEPLGVIANVSAWNYPYFVGANVFVPALLTGNAVLYKPSEYATLTGRAIADALSAAGVPEGVFSTVVGGGSVGARLLEERLRGVFFTGSYATGSAIAAKMAPRMVRVQLELGGKDPAYVREDVDVAAAAGAVADGAFYNAGQSCCAVERIYVHERIFDAFTAELDKAVRGFVVGDPDDEATYVGPLARRQAAIDHLTSQVSDARERGARVLTGGGRLERPGFFFEPTVLVDVTHDMAVMREETFGPLIGVMKVKSDEHALELMQDTEYGLTAAVYSKDRERAEALLADLDVGSAYVNCCDRVSPRLPWTGRRHSGIGCTLSTYGIEAFVVPKAYHVRPA; from the coding sequence ATGCGCATCGTCAACCCGAAGAACGACACGTTGCTGCACGAGGTCGCCGAGGACACGGAGCAGAGCATCTCCGACAAGGTGAAGGCGGCCTGGGTCGCGCAGCGCAGCTGGGCGGCGACGCCTTACTCCGAGCGCGCCGAGATCCTCCGGCGCTTTCGAGCTCTGGTGGTGGAACGCACGGAACCGATGGCGCGAATTCTCACCGCCGAGGTCGGCAAGCCGATCACTCAATCGAGGAACGAGCTCGCGGGGCTCTTGGGTCGACTGGACTTCTTTCTGGACAAGACCGGCGCCGAGCTTTCGGACGAGGTCGTGGCGGGCGTGGACACGGGTACCGAGGAACGCATCCGGCACGAGCCCCTGGGCGTGATCGCGAACGTCTCCGCCTGGAACTACCCTTACTTCGTGGGCGCCAACGTGTTCGTGCCCGCGCTGCTCACGGGCAATGCCGTACTGTACAAGCCGAGCGAGTACGCCACGCTGACGGGCCGCGCCATCGCCGACGCTCTGTCCGCCGCGGGCGTTCCCGAGGGCGTGTTCAGCACGGTGGTGGGCGGCGGCAGCGTAGGCGCGCGGCTGCTCGAAGAGCGCTTGCGCGGGGTGTTTTTCACGGGCTCCTATGCGACCGGCAGCGCCATCGCGGCAAAGATGGCCCCGCGCATGGTGCGCGTGCAGCTCGAGCTGGGCGGCAAGGATCCGGCCTACGTGCGCGAGGACGTGGACGTCGCCGCAGCGGCCGGAGCGGTGGCCGACGGCGCCTTCTACAACGCGGGGCAGAGCTGCTGTGCCGTGGAGCGCATCTACGTCCACGAGCGCATCTTCGATGCCTTCACCGCGGAGCTGGACAAGGCCGTGCGGGGATTCGTGGTGGGCGACCCGGACGACGAAGCCACCTACGTCGGCCCTCTGGCACGACGTCAAGCGGCGATCGATCACCTCACTTCCCAGGTGTCCGACGCGCGCGAGCGTGGCGCGCGGGTGCTGACCGGGGGCGGCCGGCTGGAGCGGCCCGGCTTCTTCTTCGAGCCGACGGTGCTGGTGGACGTGACCCACGACATGGCCGTGATGCGCGAGGAGACCTTCGGACCCTTGATTGGCGTGATGAAGGTGAAGTCCGACGAGCACGCCCTCGAGCTGATGCAGGACACCGAGTATGGCCTCACGGCGGCGGTGTACAGCAAGGACCGCGAGCGCGCGGAAGCACTACTGGCCGACCTGGACGTGGGCAGCGCCTACGTGAACTGCTGCGACCGCGTGAGCCCGAGGCTGCCGTGGACCGGACGGCGCCACTCGGGCATTGGCTGCACGCTGTCTACCTATGGCATCGAAGCCTTCGTCGTGCCCAAGGCCTATCACGTGCGGCCGGCGTGA
- a CDS encoding aminopeptidase: protein MIGAWTSEVGADELARAAELVARTALEITPEERVLVLFDRQSKQIASALITATRSRGAKIFAVDLDRLGQRPLSVLDDWVTHELSRASASVFVARALREELGMRQQVLHLVKRHGLRHAHMPDVSTLAFARGQRIDYAKVGNFGRRLADKLRQARRLEVESTAGTALVVELGDDCRWFEQLGRLAPGRWGNLPAGALYTSPLRVNGVFVADASVGEYFGRREGNLRDKPLKLFIEDGRVRAASAPEAPALAADVERMLSFGPGSDRVGLVAVGVNYGIHEPTGEALVDQNLPGLHLGIGDPAAQVTGASWTAPTSFAACGAGATVVVQSVPVIVRGKLLTPA, encoded by the coding sequence GTGATTGGGGCGTGGACCTCCGAGGTGGGAGCGGACGAGCTGGCCCGGGCGGCCGAGCTCGTGGCGCGTACAGCCCTCGAAATCACCCCGGAGGAACGCGTGCTCGTGCTCTTCGATCGCCAGAGCAAGCAGATCGCGTCGGCTTTGATCACGGCGACACGCTCTCGCGGAGCCAAGATCTTCGCGGTGGATTTGGATCGTCTCGGGCAGCGTCCGCTGTCGGTGTTGGACGACTGGGTGACCCACGAGCTGTCCCGCGCGAGCGCGAGCGTGTTCGTCGCGCGAGCGCTTCGCGAAGAGCTCGGCATGCGGCAACAGGTGCTTCACCTCGTGAAGCGCCACGGTCTGCGACATGCCCACATGCCGGACGTGAGCACGTTGGCCTTCGCGCGCGGACAGCGCATCGACTATGCCAAGGTGGGGAACTTCGGGCGCCGGCTGGCAGACAAGCTCCGACAGGCGCGGCGCCTGGAAGTGGAGAGCACGGCGGGCACGGCCCTGGTGGTGGAGCTCGGGGACGATTGTCGCTGGTTCGAGCAGCTGGGGCGCCTGGCTCCAGGCCGCTGGGGAAACCTGCCGGCGGGCGCCTTGTACACCTCCCCGCTGCGAGTGAACGGCGTGTTCGTGGCGGACGCCAGCGTGGGTGAGTACTTCGGGCGTCGGGAAGGGAACCTGCGCGACAAGCCGCTGAAGCTGTTCATCGAGGACGGCCGTGTTCGCGCGGCGAGCGCCCCCGAGGCACCGGCCCTCGCTGCAGACGTGGAACGCATGTTGTCCTTCGGCCCAGGCTCGGATCGGGTGGGGCTCGTCGCCGTGGGCGTCAACTACGGCATCCACGAGCCCACCGGCGAGGCGTTGGTCGATCAGAACCTGCCGGGCTTGCACCTCGGCATCGGAGATCCCGCGGCGCAGGTCACTGGAGCGAGCTGGACCGCGCCAACGAGCTTCGCGGCGTGCGGCGCGGGGGCCACCGTCGTCGTACAGTCGGTCCCGGTGATCGTGCGAGGCAAGCTCCTCACACCGGCCTGA
- a CDS encoding general secretion pathway protein GspC produces the protein MQLTPQMWRRLWPFVLLFLASVMAYFQASGVSELVGASLEPSARPVPPRAPPPALHQQRPPDAKAILDRNPFDSVTGPLGRVPEIELAKKKPEHVDPLHAPECKGLTVSITTESPDPSWSLAVIQGPGEKHGRLRRIGDTVGDKRVAYIGFNRLEQSPTVWLESTSGLCQSYLFDDEPAPAKPKPKPTLKKPPRRPARRVPPAAPKSIADKIHRVSATEFNVDRSVVDTVVEQYSKLLKNVLVRPVQKNGRVVGMRVLRIRPDTLLGKLGLANGDVIQSINGFQLSAPDKALQAYARLRTASNIALKVERKGKPMTIDLHIQ, from the coding sequence ATGCAGCTCACCCCTCAGATGTGGCGGCGGCTGTGGCCGTTCGTCCTCCTCTTCCTCGCGTCGGTGATGGCCTATTTCCAGGCGTCCGGCGTGTCGGAGTTGGTCGGCGCCAGCCTCGAGCCGAGCGCGCGTCCGGTGCCTCCGCGAGCGCCGCCTCCGGCGCTCCACCAGCAGCGCCCTCCCGACGCCAAGGCCATCCTCGATCGCAATCCCTTCGACTCCGTCACGGGTCCCCTCGGCAGGGTGCCGGAGATCGAGCTCGCCAAGAAGAAGCCCGAGCACGTGGATCCGCTGCACGCGCCGGAATGCAAGGGGCTCACCGTGAGCATCACCACGGAGTCACCGGATCCGTCCTGGTCCCTGGCGGTGATCCAGGGGCCGGGGGAGAAGCACGGACGACTGCGCCGCATCGGAGACACCGTGGGCGACAAGCGCGTGGCGTACATCGGCTTCAATCGGCTGGAGCAGAGCCCGACGGTGTGGCTCGAGTCGACCTCGGGCTTGTGCCAGTCCTATCTCTTCGACGACGAGCCCGCGCCGGCGAAACCCAAACCCAAGCCCACCCTCAAGAAGCCTCCACGGCGCCCCGCCCGCCGTGTTCCGCCGGCAGCGCCCAAGAGCATCGCCGACAAGATCCACCGAGTGAGCGCTACGGAGTTCAACGTCGATCGCAGCGTGGTGGACACCGTCGTGGAGCAATACAGCAAGCTCTTGAAGAACGTGCTGGTGAGGCCGGTGCAGAAGAACGGGCGCGTGGTGGGCATGCGCGTGCTGCGCATCCGCCCCGACACGCTGCTCGGCAAGCTCGGCCTGGCCAATGGCGACGTGATTCAATCCATCAACGGCTTCCAGCTGTCCGCCCCGGACAAGGCACTCCAGGCCTACGCCCGCCTGCGCACTGCCAGCAACATCGCGCTCAAGGTCGAGCGCAAGGGCAAGCCGATGACCATCGACCTGCACATCCAGTAG
- a CDS encoding DUF3570 domain-containing protein — MQLNLFPSTEPKTLALLALAAFAVSLPARGDVTWETGAEVGGYQDTDHVTVVTPSVRASAKDAMAGWSANGTYLVDIVSAASVDIVSTASPRWTEVRHAGSLGASYALGDTTASVFGAASVEPDYVALNGGVGVSQELYKKALDLSLRYSFERDEAGRTGTPFSVYGLVLHRHTLTGGLEVVLGPATTLTPGLDVMLESGRQEKPYRWLPLFDAAVAPTIPVGASVELVNSRRLPGRLDERVPEDRQRYAASLRLAHRFSSSTLVLWDRAYVDSWGLRASTTDVRWIVDLSRRWSFWPLARFHDQSGVDFWRRAYVGQIGDGRVVVPDYRTGDRELGPLWSASLGAGVAWNFGGDDPRAFSVSLEARGIYTDFLDALYVDNRWAGFGVASFTARFP, encoded by the coding sequence ATGCAACTGAACCTGTTCCCGAGTACCGAACCCAAGACGCTCGCGTTGCTCGCTCTGGCGGCCTTCGCGGTCAGCCTGCCTGCGCGGGGTGACGTCACCTGGGAGACGGGTGCGGAAGTCGGGGGCTACCAGGACACCGATCACGTCACCGTTGTCACGCCCAGTGTCCGAGCCAGCGCCAAGGACGCGATGGCCGGTTGGTCCGCGAACGGGACCTACTTGGTGGACATCGTGTCGGCCGCTTCCGTGGACATCGTGTCCACCGCCAGCCCGCGGTGGACGGAGGTGCGTCACGCTGGGTCCCTGGGCGCGAGCTACGCCCTTGGTGACACCACGGCGTCCGTGTTCGGCGCGGCGTCCGTGGAGCCGGACTACGTGGCGCTCAACGGCGGCGTCGGTGTCTCGCAAGAGCTGTACAAGAAGGCTCTCGACCTCTCGCTCCGCTACTCCTTCGAGCGGGACGAGGCGGGACGAACGGGGACGCCCTTTTCCGTGTACGGCCTGGTGCTGCACCGCCACACGTTGACGGGCGGGCTCGAAGTCGTGCTCGGACCCGCGACCACGCTGACACCAGGGCTCGACGTCATGCTCGAGAGCGGCCGGCAAGAGAAGCCGTATCGTTGGCTGCCGTTGTTCGACGCCGCCGTTGCTCCCACCATTCCCGTTGGGGCGTCCGTGGAGCTGGTGAACAGCCGTCGCCTCCCCGGGCGCCTCGACGAACGCGTACCGGAGGATCGCCAGCGCTACGCCGCCAGTCTTCGTCTCGCACACCGCTTTTCGAGCTCCACCCTGGTGCTCTGGGACCGCGCCTATGTCGACAGTTGGGGCCTGCGCGCGAGCACCACGGACGTTCGCTGGATCGTCGATCTCTCGCGGCGTTGGTCCTTCTGGCCGCTGGCGCGGTTTCACGACCAGTCCGGCGTGGATTTCTGGCGTCGCGCCTACGTGGGGCAGATTGGCGACGGTCGTGTGGTGGTCCCGGACTATCGGACGGGCGACCGGGAGCTGGGACCGCTGTGGTCGGCGTCCCTGGGCGCCGGAGTCGCCTGGAATTTCGGGGGAGACGACCCACGCGCGTTCAGCGTCTCGCTCGAGGCACGCGGCATCTACACGGACTTCCTCGACGCGCTGTACGTGGACAATCGCTGGGCGGGTTTCGGTGTGGCAAGTTTCACGGCGAGGTTTCCGTGA
- a CDS encoding PEGA domain-containing protein codes for MHFARRLALVLLLSSATLSAAPADATRREARERFDRGLKLFNQRDDGGALAEFQRAYELIPHPLVLYNIGVVQAAMKHPVEAVDALDRLIASPGDLSADRLAHARELRAEQAARIARIEIRSNVDGARIEVDGVDVGQAPLPEPLAVASGQHVIALVASGHAPSRRTVTVAGGRRQALDFQLVPLDGKLGMLEVDTPVLDADVVVDGVVVGKTPLAGPLSLAPGRHVVDVRRKGYRPARQVLTVADGGKARIAPNLEPDASLLTSEGGRLALEISEPEAVVFVDGSPRGAYAGPLALPAGRHRVRVERAEFFPFERDVDVPVRGKSDVRIELAPTPEKRASYRDAATSQRTWGWVGLGAGAAVAIGSGAFLVWNYGKQRDAEDRSDELRARLSAGGDCDPQNPVQKPSVCAGVQEELRIVIEDKDAVNARYPWGFAALGVGAVGAGIGTYLLVTGDDPDRYEPRPESDVFGRVRVIPLLDVTATRTTLGVAGTF; via the coding sequence GTGCACTTCGCTCGCCGCCTTGCCCTGGTCTTGCTCCTGTCCTCCGCGACGCTCTCGGCGGCGCCAGCGGACGCCACGCGGCGGGAGGCCCGGGAGCGCTTCGACCGAGGCCTCAAGCTGTTCAACCAACGAGACGACGGCGGAGCATTGGCGGAGTTTCAGCGCGCGTACGAGCTCATCCCGCATCCGCTGGTGCTCTACAACATCGGCGTGGTCCAGGCTGCCATGAAGCATCCGGTGGAGGCCGTGGATGCCCTGGACCGGCTCATCGCGAGCCCCGGGGATCTGTCGGCGGACCGCCTGGCCCACGCCCGGGAGCTGAGAGCGGAGCAGGCCGCGCGCATCGCCCGCATCGAGATCCGCTCCAACGTGGATGGCGCTCGGATCGAGGTCGATGGCGTGGACGTCGGGCAGGCCCCGCTGCCCGAGCCCCTCGCCGTTGCGAGTGGACAACACGTCATCGCTCTGGTGGCGTCGGGCCACGCGCCCTCCCGTCGCACGGTGACGGTCGCCGGCGGGCGCCGGCAGGCGCTCGATTTTCAGCTCGTGCCCCTTGACGGCAAGCTCGGCATGCTCGAGGTGGACACGCCGGTGTTGGACGCCGACGTAGTGGTGGACGGTGTCGTCGTGGGCAAGACGCCACTGGCAGGCCCGCTGTCCCTCGCTCCCGGCCGGCACGTGGTCGACGTGCGCCGCAAGGGCTACCGGCCGGCTCGCCAGGTGCTGACGGTGGCGGACGGTGGCAAGGCACGCATTGCTCCCAATCTGGAGCCGGATGCCTCGCTCCTCACCTCGGAGGGCGGGCGGCTGGCGCTCGAAATCAGCGAGCCCGAGGCCGTGGTGTTCGTGGACGGATCTCCGCGCGGCGCGTATGCCGGACCGCTGGCGCTTCCCGCCGGCCGCCATCGCGTGAGGGTCGAGCGCGCGGAGTTCTTCCCTTTCGAGCGTGACGTGGACGTTCCGGTGCGCGGAAAGAGCGACGTGCGCATCGAGCTGGCGCCGACTCCGGAGAAGCGCGCGAGCTACCGCGACGCCGCGACGTCGCAGCGGACGTGGGGATGGGTCGGCCTGGGCGCTGGCGCCGCCGTGGCCATCGGGAGCGGCGCGTTCCTGGTTTGGAACTACGGAAAGCAACGCGACGCCGAGGACCGCAGCGACGAGCTGCGCGCGCGGCTCTCGGCAGGCGGAGACTGCGATCCTCAAAACCCCGTGCAGAAGCCGTCGGTATGTGCGGGCGTTCAAGAAGAGCTGCGCATCGTGATCGAAGACAAAGACGCGGTGAATGCCCGCTACCCTTGGGGTTTTGCGGCCCTTGGGGTGGGCGCCGTGGGGGCGGGCATCGGCACCTATCTGCTGGTCACGGGGGACGACCCCGACCGCTACGAGCCCCGCCCGGAGAGTGACGTGTTCGGTCGGGTCCGCGTCATTCCGCTGCTGGACGTCACGGCAACGCGAACGACCTTGGGCGTCGCTGGCACGTTCTGA
- a CDS encoding YbhB/YbcL family Raf kinase inhibitor-like protein — MKIESAAFAHHAEIPKKYTCEGEDASPPLSWSGVPDTAKSLALIVDDPDAPDPAAPKRVWVHWVLYDIPPSTSSLAESAGPQAGGGKDGKNDWGKAGWGGPCPPIGRHRYFFKLYALDTALQLASPTKAELEKAMEGHVVAQTELVGTYKKTAQ, encoded by the coding sequence ATGAAGATTGAATCAGCGGCGTTCGCACACCACGCGGAGATCCCGAAGAAGTACACCTGTGAAGGCGAGGACGCGTCGCCTCCGCTCTCGTGGTCCGGGGTTCCGGATACCGCCAAGAGCCTCGCATTGATCGTGGATGATCCCGACGCGCCGGACCCCGCTGCTCCGAAGCGCGTGTGGGTGCATTGGGTGCTCTACGACATCCCCCCGTCCACGTCGTCGCTGGCGGAATCCGCCGGGCCGCAGGCGGGGGGAGGCAAGGACGGCAAGAACGACTGGGGCAAGGCGGGCTGGGGTGGCCCCTGCCCGCCCATCGGTCGTCACCGCTACTTCTTCAAGCTGTACGCATTGGATACAGCGCTGCAACTTGCCTCGCCCACCAAGGCAGAGCTCGAAAAAGCGATGGAGGGCCACGTGGTGGCGCAGACGGAGCTGGTGGGGACCTACAAGAAGACGGCTCAGTGA
- a CDS encoding creatininase family protein, which yields MPVLSLADATTTEIAELPSERSIALLPVGATEAHGPHLPLATDVIIAEAMCRAAAQRLSEAGLVAVLAPPLAYTAAGYAAGFAGTISVRPETVTALVVDVCRGLARAGLRTVALASAHLDPTHIGSLYAAGKELEGEVRVVFPDITKKPWALRLTDEFKSGACHAGQFEGSVVMAARPELVREHIQRQLPPNPKSLSLAIKSGLASFEAAGGPRAYFGDPARASAEEGRQTIEILGDILAEAVHAAIAP from the coding sequence GTGCCCGTCCTGTCCCTGGCCGACGCCACCACCACGGAAATCGCCGAGCTGCCCTCGGAACGGAGCATCGCCCTGCTGCCCGTTGGCGCCACCGAGGCCCACGGCCCTCACCTGCCGCTGGCCACCGACGTGATCATCGCGGAGGCCATGTGTCGCGCCGCCGCCCAGCGTCTGTCGGAAGCGGGTCTCGTTGCCGTGCTCGCGCCGCCCCTGGCGTACACTGCGGCGGGCTACGCGGCCGGCTTCGCGGGTACCATCAGCGTGCGTCCCGAAACCGTGACGGCGCTGGTGGTGGACGTGTGTCGCGGCCTGGCCCGCGCAGGCCTCCGCACCGTGGCTCTCGCGAGCGCGCACCTCGACCCGACCCACATCGGCTCCCTGTATGCCGCAGGGAAGGAGCTCGAGGGCGAGGTCCGCGTGGTGTTTCCCGACATCACCAAGAAGCCCTGGGCTCTCCGCCTGACGGACGAGTTCAAGAGCGGCGCTTGCCATGCCGGCCAGTTCGAGGGTTCCGTCGTCATGGCCGCGCGCCCGGAGCTCGTTCGCGAGCACATCCAACGACAGCTGCCCCCCAATCCCAAGAGCCTCTCGCTGGCCATCAAGAGCGGTCTCGCGAGCTTCGAAGCAGCCGGTGGCCCTCGCGCCTACTTCGGGGATCCTGCTCGGGCCAGCGCCGAGGAGGGGCGACAAACCATCGAGATCCTTGGCGATATCTTGGCGGAAGCCGTCCACGCCGCGATCGCTCCCTGA
- a CDS encoding serine/threonine protein kinase: MGEGALAAGELIAGKLRVIRQLGVGGMGAVYEVEHEFTKHRRALKMLHARFARSPAVVARFLREASAAGRIDNPHIVQTFDAGQLDSGEPYLVMELLDGTPLDAVLRRRGKLEPPQVLEVIAQAAEAMHEAHEAGIVHRDLKPENLFLLKGDELFVKILDFGISKFDETLSGERALTTEGSMLGTPFYMSPEQVRGNKDLDHRTDVYALGVVMYECSSGKRPFSADNLPELSVRIHEGKKTSLAELDPTLPEPLIAIAEQAMARGIDERFESAAALAQALRRAEGELALGHAATVAIPSELVGPESALPYSRTVVAGAPPTAAPARSEALQDTQAPMSVTRAASPRRSWAIAGGVAALVAVLAGLGLVARTDVRPEETSTPAKMAPSADSSSIRVLPALESAAPTASAAATDAGPPPKPSASFRAGPTPKSKPAGTPKTPSRDQQHQMATENPF; this comes from the coding sequence ATGGGAGAGGGCGCGCTCGCCGCCGGCGAACTGATTGCGGGGAAGCTCCGCGTCATCCGGCAGTTGGGTGTCGGCGGCATGGGCGCCGTGTACGAGGTCGAGCACGAGTTCACCAAGCACCGCCGCGCCCTCAAGATGCTGCACGCTCGCTTCGCCCGCAGCCCGGCCGTGGTTGCACGCTTCTTGCGCGAGGCGTCGGCGGCTGGCCGCATCGACAATCCTCACATCGTTCAGACCTTCGACGCGGGGCAACTCGACAGCGGCGAGCCCTACCTGGTGATGGAGCTCTTGGACGGCACCCCGCTGGATGCCGTACTGCGCCGCCGGGGCAAGCTCGAGCCACCGCAGGTCCTCGAAGTCATCGCGCAGGCAGCGGAGGCGATGCACGAGGCGCACGAGGCCGGAATCGTCCATCGCGATCTGAAGCCCGAGAACCTGTTCCTGCTGAAGGGCGACGAGCTGTTCGTGAAGATCCTCGACTTCGGCATCTCGAAGTTCGACGAAACGCTCTCCGGCGAGCGCGCCCTCACCACCGAAGGGTCCATGCTCGGTACGCCCTTCTACATGTCGCCGGAACAAGTCCGCGGCAACAAGGACTTGGACCATCGCACCGACGTGTACGCCCTGGGCGTGGTGATGTACGAGTGCTCGAGCGGCAAGCGCCCGTTCTCGGCCGACAACCTCCCCGAGCTGTCGGTCCGTATCCACGAGGGCAAGAAGACCTCGCTCGCGGAGCTGGACCCGACACTGCCCGAGCCGCTGATTGCGATCGCGGAGCAGGCCATGGCGCGGGGTATCGACGAACGCTTCGAGTCGGCGGCCGCGCTCGCTCAGGCCCTGCGCCGCGCGGAGGGCGAGTTGGCCCTGGGCCACGCGGCCACCGTCGCGATCCCGTCGGAGCTGGTGGGGCCGGAGTCCGCGCTGCCCTACTCCCGTACGGTCGTCGCCGGCGCCCCACCGACGGCAGCCCCCGCGCGCTCCGAAGCACTGCAAGATACCCAAGCGCCGATGAGCGTGACGCGAGCGGCGTCGCCTCGGCGGTCATGGGCCATCGCCGGCGGCGTGGCCGCCCTGGTGGCGGTGCTCGCTGGCTTGGGCCTGGTGGCGCGCACGGACGTCCGGCCAGAAGAGACATCGACGCCGGCGAAGATGGCGCCCAGCGCCGACTCGAGCAGCATCCGTGTGCTGCCGGCGCTGGAGTCCGCCGCGCCCACCGCGAGCGCAGCCGCGACGGATGCGGGGCCGCCCCCGAAGCCGTCTGCGAGCTTCCGCGCCGGACCAACCCCAAAATCAAAACCGGCGGGCACGCCGAAAACCCCGTCGCGGGACCAGCAACACCAGATGGCGACGGAAAACCCGTTCTGA
- a CDS encoding DUF4266 domain-containing protein, whose protein sequence is MRGHSLITRAFLLALVSSAALAVGCAEVAPYQRGRLAQPSMSPDDNESVSRDHMQAVHEGAAGGNVAPSSGCGCN, encoded by the coding sequence TTGCGAGGGCATTCGCTGATCACGCGAGCGTTTCTGTTGGCTCTCGTGAGCAGCGCCGCGCTGGCCGTGGGATGCGCCGAAGTCGCTCCCTACCAGCGCGGCCGCTTGGCCCAGCCTTCGATGTCCCCCGATGACAACGAGAGCGTCAGTCGGGATCACATGCAAGCGGTTCACGAGGGGGCTGCCGGCGGTAACGTGGCGCCATCCAGTGGCTGCGGATGCAACTGA
- a CDS encoding RidA family protein, producing the protein MTLELINPASLGAAKGYSNGVLCPAGGRLLFVAGQVGWDERQSIVSPEFALQFGQALANVTEVVRAAGGTPEHIARLTIYVTDKREYEQSLKQIGAEYRTRMGKHFPAMALLEVKGLLEPGAKVEIEATAVIP; encoded by the coding sequence ATGACTCTCGAGCTGATCAATCCGGCGTCGCTGGGCGCTGCTAAGGGCTATTCCAATGGCGTGCTGTGCCCTGCGGGCGGCCGCCTCCTGTTCGTCGCGGGGCAGGTGGGCTGGGACGAACGCCAGAGCATCGTCTCGCCGGAGTTCGCGCTGCAGTTCGGTCAAGCGCTGGCCAACGTCACGGAGGTGGTGCGCGCAGCGGGTGGTACTCCGGAGCACATTGCCCGACTGACGATCTACGTGACCGACAAGCGCGAGTACGAGCAATCTCTGAAGCAAATCGGAGCCGAGTACCGCACTCGCATGGGAAAGCACTTCCCGGCCATGGCGCTACTCGAGGTGAAGGGCCTGCTCGAGCCGGGGGCCAAGGTCGAAATCGAAGCGACTGCCGTCATCCCGTGA
- a CDS encoding 3-oxoacyl-ACP reductase FabG, which produces MELANRAAVVTGGSRGIGRAIALALAKRGANVVVAARNADSVAQVADEIRALGRRAAAVACDVTSPASISRLSQVARDELGAIDILVNNAGIASSAPIKTLTLEDWNRVMAVNATGTFLCTQAFLAGMAERRWGRVVNVASITSRMGSPYIAAYTASKHAVLGFTRVVAAEYAARNVTANAVCPGYVNTDMTTDSVARVMAKTGLSSEAALEAILKTAGQKRLIEPEEVAFVVASLCAEDAGGINGQAIVIDGGGLLA; this is translated from the coding sequence ATGGAGCTAGCGAACCGAGCCGCCGTGGTGACCGGCGGAAGCCGTGGAATCGGCCGAGCCATCGCCCTGGCGCTGGCAAAGCGGGGGGCAAACGTGGTGGTGGCGGCCCGCAACGCCGACAGCGTTGCGCAAGTGGCCGACGAAATCCGGGCGCTCGGCCGCAGGGCCGCAGCCGTCGCCTGCGACGTCACCAGCCCAGCGAGCATCTCGCGACTGTCGCAAGTCGCCCGCGACGAGCTCGGCGCCATCGACATATTGGTCAACAACGCCGGCATCGCCAGCTCGGCGCCGATCAAGACGCTGACGCTCGAGGACTGGAATCGCGTGATGGCGGTGAATGCCACCGGCACCTTCTTGTGCACGCAGGCGTTCTTGGCCGGCATGGCAGAGCGACGTTGGGGCCGCGTGGTGAACGTCGCCTCCATCACCTCGCGGATGGGCTCGCCGTATATCGCCGCGTACACCGCTTCGAAGCACGCGGTGCTCGGATTCACGCGGGTGGTGGCCGCGGAGTACGCGGCGCGCAACGTCACCGCCAACGCGGTTTGCCCGGGCTACGTCAACACCGACATGACGACCGACTCGGTCGCGCGGGTAATGGCCAAGACCGGCCTGTCCAGCGAAGCCGCGCTGGAAGCGATCCTGAAGACGGCGGGACAGAAGCGCTTGATCGAACCGGAAGAAGTCGCATTCGTGGTGGCGTCTCTATGTGCCGAGGACGCGGGTGGCATCAACGGACAGGCCATCGTCATAGATGGAGGAGGGCTCCTGGCATGA